One Peterkaempfera bronchialis DNA window includes the following coding sequences:
- a CDS encoding SGNH/GDSL hydrolase family protein, with protein MEKTTAPAYRSLTAVGDSFTEGMCDELHPDGSYRGWADLVAARLAAATPGFRYANLAVRGKLIGQICDEQVEAAAAMGAELVTLAGGLNDVLRPGCDVAAVAARLGEAAEKLAAGARRVVMFTSTDPSRRLRGSARLLPAILRMKEFVEELARQHPEIVVVDLFSAPCFDDPRLWAEDRLHLSPEGHRRVAEAVLEALGTPAGFDWRAPLPPAPPEGWAARRRLDLSWLRIHLGPWIVRRLTGRSSGDGRSPKRPQLAPYEG; from the coding sequence ATGGAGAAGACCACCGCACCCGCATACCGCAGCCTCACCGCCGTCGGCGACTCCTTCACCGAGGGCATGTGCGACGAGCTGCACCCGGACGGCAGCTACCGGGGCTGGGCCGACCTGGTCGCCGCCCGCCTCGCCGCCGCGACGCCCGGCTTCCGCTACGCCAACCTGGCGGTGCGCGGCAAGCTGATCGGCCAGATCTGCGACGAGCAGGTCGAGGCCGCCGCCGCGATGGGGGCCGAGCTGGTCACCCTGGCGGGAGGGCTCAACGATGTGCTGCGGCCCGGCTGCGATGTGGCCGCCGTCGCGGCCCGCCTCGGCGAGGCGGCGGAGAAGCTGGCCGCCGGGGCACGCCGGGTGGTGATGTTCACCAGCACCGACCCGAGCCGGCGGCTGCGCGGCAGTGCCCGGCTGCTGCCGGCGATCCTGCGGATGAAGGAGTTCGTGGAGGAACTGGCGCGGCAGCACCCGGAGATCGTGGTGGTCGACCTCTTCTCCGCGCCCTGCTTCGACGACCCCCGGCTCTGGGCCGAGGACCGGCTGCACCTCTCCCCGGAGGGCCACCGGCGGGTGGCCGAGGCGGTACTGGAGGCGCTGGGCACGCCCGCCGGGTTCGACTGGCGGGCGCCGCTGCCACCCGCACCGCCGGAGGGCTGGGCGGCCCGCCGCCGGTTGGACCTCAGCTGGCTGCGCATCCACCTGGGCCCGTGGATCGTCCGCCGGCTCACCGGCCGCTCCTCGGGCGACGGCCGCTCACCGAAGCGCCCGCAGCTGGCCCCGTACGAGGGCTGA
- a CDS encoding EamA family transporter has translation MTALLALTSSLLWGFADFGGGLLTRRMPALVVVVASQAVAAVLLLGAVAATGAVGDAGPRLLYAVAAGVIGPLAMFCFYRALAIGPMGVVSPLATVGVAVPVGLGLVLGERPGAAQAAGIAVAVAGVALAGGPELRGAAVARRAVVLTLTAAFGFGAVMALITEASAGGGLLLALCVQRVCNVAVGGAALLLSVRRDPVGALPAGGLWPAVRLRLPSLAWVGVADVAANGSYALAAHGGQVSVAAVLASLYPVATALLARGVLKERLRPVQAVGAGLALVGTVLLAAG, from the coding sequence ATGACCGCACTGCTCGCCCTCACCAGCAGCCTGCTGTGGGGGTTCGCCGACTTCGGCGGGGGCCTGCTCACCCGCCGGATGCCCGCCCTGGTCGTGGTGGTCGCCTCGCAGGCGGTCGCCGCCGTGCTGCTGCTGGGGGCCGTGGCGGCGACCGGGGCCGTGGGTGACGCCGGTCCACGGCTGCTGTATGCGGTGGCGGCCGGGGTGATCGGACCGCTGGCGATGTTCTGCTTCTACCGGGCCCTGGCCATCGGCCCGATGGGTGTGGTGTCGCCGCTGGCCACGGTGGGTGTCGCGGTGCCGGTCGGGCTGGGCCTGGTGCTCGGCGAGCGTCCGGGGGCCGCCCAGGCCGCCGGGATCGCCGTGGCCGTCGCGGGGGTCGCCCTGGCGGGCGGGCCCGAACTCCGGGGGGCGGCGGTGGCACGCCGCGCAGTGGTGCTGACCCTGACCGCCGCCTTCGGGTTCGGCGCCGTGATGGCGCTGATCACGGAGGCGTCGGCGGGCGGCGGGCTGCTTCTCGCGCTCTGTGTGCAGCGGGTCTGCAATGTCGCCGTCGGCGGGGCCGCGCTGCTGCTCTCGGTCCGCCGCGATCCGGTCGGCGCGCTGCCCGCCGGCGGCCTCTGGCCCGCCGTACGGCTCCGGCTGCCCTCGCTGGCCTGGGTGGGCGTGGCGGATGTGGCCGCCAATGGCTCGTATGCGCTGGCCGCGCACGGCGGCCAGGTCTCGGTGGCGGCGGTGCTGGCATCGCTCTACCCCGTGGCCACCGCCCTGCTCGCCCGGGGGGTGCTGAAGGAGCGGCTGCGCCCGGTGCAGGCGGTGGGGGCGGGCCTGGCGCTGGTGGGCACGGTGCTGCTGGCCGCCGGGTGA
- a CDS encoding O-methyltransferase, whose amino-acid sequence MTQDRWTAVDQYLTATLIGADPTLDAALRASETAGLPSINVTPGQGKLLHLLARVQQARSILEVGTLGGYSTIWLARALPEDGTLVTLEIDPRHAEVARANVERAGLADRVEIRQGAALDILPVLAEQGYGPFDLVFIDADKPSNADYFRWALRFSRPGTVIIVDNTVRGGAVADAASTDPAVQGVRRLHELIAAEPGVTATAVQTVGSKGYDGFTLAVVDAKAAT is encoded by the coding sequence ATGACACAGGACCGGTGGACGGCAGTCGACCAGTACCTCACCGCCACCCTGATCGGTGCCGACCCGACGCTGGACGCGGCGCTGAGGGCCAGCGAGACCGCAGGACTGCCCTCGATCAATGTCACCCCCGGCCAGGGCAAGCTGCTGCACCTGCTGGCCCGGGTCCAGCAGGCCCGGTCCATCCTGGAGGTCGGCACCCTCGGCGGGTACAGCACCATCTGGCTGGCCCGCGCCCTGCCCGAGGACGGCACCCTGGTCACCCTGGAGATCGACCCCCGGCACGCCGAGGTCGCCCGCGCCAATGTGGAGCGGGCGGGTCTCGCCGACCGGGTCGAGATCCGCCAGGGAGCGGCCCTGGACATCCTCCCCGTTCTCGCCGAGCAGGGGTACGGCCCGTTCGACCTGGTCTTCATCGACGCGGACAAGCCCAGCAATGCCGACTACTTCCGCTGGGCGCTCCGGTTCTCCCGCCCCGGCACGGTGATCATCGTGGACAACACCGTGCGCGGCGGAGCCGTCGCCGACGCCGCCTCCACCGACCCGGCCGTCCAGGGTGTGCGCCGCCTGCATGAGCTGATCGCCGCCGAGCCCGGGGTCACCGCGACCGCCGTGCAGACCGTGGGCAGCAAGGGCTATGACGGCTTCACCCTGGCCGTGGTCGACGCGAAAGCCGCCACCTGA
- the sugE gene encoding quaternary ammonium compound efflux SMR transporter SugE, with amino-acid sequence MAWLYIVVAGLLEVGWSIGLKYSEGFTRLVPSLLTGAGIVASMALLSLAARSLPIGTAYAVWVGIGATGAALLGILVLDECANPARLAFLGLLVVAIIGLKLTSGH; translated from the coding sequence ATGGCGTGGCTGTATATCGTCGTCGCCGGTCTGCTGGAGGTCGGCTGGTCCATCGGCCTCAAATACAGCGAGGGCTTCACCCGCCTCGTCCCCAGCCTCCTCACCGGCGCCGGCATCGTCGCCTCCATGGCGCTGCTCTCGCTGGCCGCCAGGAGCCTGCCCATCGGCACCGCGTACGCGGTCTGGGTGGGCATCGGCGCCACCGGCGCGGCGCTGCTGGGCATCCTGGTGCTCGACGAGTGCGCCAACCCCGCGCGGCTGGCCTTCCTGGGCCTGCTGGTGGTGGCCATCATCGGCCTCAAGCTGACCTCGGGTCACTGA
- the glmS gene encoding glutamine--fructose-6-phosphate transaminase (isomerizing) yields the protein MCGIVAYIGPKDAAPILLEGLQRLEYRGYDSAGVAVCGRGGGLKVRKTKGRVADLAEALPARFKGSVGIGHTRWATHGEPSDANAHPHLDGSQRIAVVHNGIIENADELRARLTADGVAFASETDSEVLAHLIAAHVAEGTELEDAVRQALTHVVGTYGIAVLDAEQPDRIVAARNGSPIVLGIGEKEMFAASDVAALVRYTRQVVHLDDGELATVRADGFRTFTEDARTTAKEPSTVDWEFGSYDTGGHEHYLVKEIHEQPAAVERTLRGRLDDRFHTAHLGGLNLDARELREIRRVKILGCGSAYYAGEMGAQLVEELARIPAHAEPASEFRYRNPVIEADTLYIAVSQSGETYDTLAAVQEVKRKGGRVLGVVNTVGSAIARACDGGVYLHAGPEISVASTKAFTSTVVAFALLALHFGRIHDLSPAEGRRICAGLKALPDQIREILAQEQRIAELAAEYAKHDGMMFIGRVRGWPVAREGAQKLKEVSYVHAEAYPASELKHGPLALISPELPTVAVVPDDELLDKNLTTLGEIRARSGRVLTVGHRVPDARLADHAITVPKNEPELDPLLLSIPLQLLAYHAAVALERDVDKPRNLAKSVTVE from the coding sequence ATGTGCGGCATCGTCGCCTACATCGGCCCCAAGGACGCCGCCCCCATCCTGCTGGAGGGCCTTCAGCGGCTGGAGTACCGGGGCTATGACTCGGCCGGTGTGGCCGTCTGCGGACGCGGCGGCGGCCTCAAGGTCCGCAAGACCAAGGGCAGGGTCGCCGACCTCGCCGAGGCACTGCCCGCCCGGTTCAAGGGCTCGGTCGGCATCGGCCACACCCGCTGGGCCACCCATGGCGAGCCCAGCGACGCCAACGCCCATCCGCATCTGGACGGCTCCCAGCGGATCGCGGTGGTGCACAACGGCATCATCGAAAACGCCGACGAGCTGCGCGCCCGGCTCACCGCCGACGGCGTCGCCTTCGCCTCGGAGACCGACAGCGAGGTGCTGGCCCATCTGATCGCCGCGCATGTCGCCGAGGGCACCGAACTGGAGGACGCCGTACGGCAGGCGCTCACCCATGTGGTCGGCACCTACGGCATCGCGGTGCTGGACGCCGAGCAGCCCGACCGGATCGTGGCCGCCCGCAACGGCAGCCCGATCGTGCTGGGGATCGGCGAGAAGGAGATGTTCGCCGCCTCCGATGTCGCCGCGCTGGTCCGCTACACCCGCCAGGTGGTCCACCTGGACGACGGCGAGCTGGCCACCGTGCGCGCCGACGGCTTCCGCACCTTCACCGAGGACGCCCGCACCACCGCCAAGGAGCCGTCCACCGTCGACTGGGAGTTCGGCTCCTATGACACCGGCGGGCATGAGCACTACCTGGTGAAGGAGATCCACGAGCAGCCCGCCGCCGTGGAGCGCACCCTGCGCGGCCGTCTCGACGACCGCTTCCACACCGCCCACCTCGGCGGCCTCAACCTGGACGCCCGCGAGCTGCGCGAGATCCGCCGGGTCAAGATCCTGGGCTGCGGCTCCGCCTACTACGCCGGCGAGATGGGCGCCCAGCTGGTCGAGGAGCTGGCCCGGATCCCCGCCCATGCCGAACCGGCCTCCGAGTTCCGCTACCGCAACCCGGTGATCGAGGCGGACACCCTCTACATCGCGGTCAGCCAGTCCGGCGAGACCTATGACACCCTGGCCGCCGTGCAGGAGGTCAAGCGCAAGGGCGGCCGTGTCCTGGGTGTGGTCAACACCGTCGGCAGCGCCATCGCCCGCGCCTGCGACGGCGGCGTCTATCTGCACGCCGGACCGGAGATCTCGGTGGCCTCCACCAAGGCGTTCACCTCCACCGTGGTCGCCTTCGCGCTGCTCGCCCTGCACTTCGGCCGCATCCACGACCTGTCGCCCGCCGAGGGCCGGCGGATCTGCGCCGGGCTGAAGGCCCTTCCGGACCAGATCCGGGAGATCCTCGCCCAGGAGCAGCGCATCGCCGAACTGGCGGCGGAGTACGCCAAGCACGACGGCATGATGTTCATCGGCCGGGTGCGCGGCTGGCCGGTCGCCCGCGAGGGCGCCCAGAAGCTCAAGGAGGTCTCCTATGTCCACGCCGAGGCCTATCCGGCGAGCGAGCTCAAGCACGGGCCGCTGGCGCTGATCAGCCCCGAGCTGCCGACCGTCGCGGTCGTCCCGGACGACGAGCTGCTGGACAAGAACCTCACCACGCTGGGCGAGATCCGGGCCCGCAGCGGCCGGGTGCTGACGGTGGGCCACCGGGTGCCGGACGCCCGGCTGGCCGACCATGCGATCACGGTCCCCAAGAACGAGCCCGAGCTGGACCCGCTGCTGCTCTCCATCCCGTTGCAGCTGCTGGCGTACCACGCCGCGGTGGCCCTGGAGCGGGACGTCGACAAGCCGCGCAACCTGGCGAAGAGCGTCACCGTCGAGTAG
- a CDS encoding DUF1990 family protein, whose protein sequence is MTGFTYPEVGATAAGPLPPGYHHLRHRTLLGHGRDVLEAAGEAVLTWRMHRAAGAGVRAQAGRAAPGVTVEVSLGVGPLRLTAPCRVVWTVGEPDRIGFAYGTLDGHPEQGEESFVVRMGDDKAVWFAVTAFSRPARWFSRAAGPAVPVAQKLYARRCGQVLRRLSVSGTHQLRRS, encoded by the coding sequence ATGACCGGGTTCACCTACCCCGAGGTGGGCGCGACGGCCGCAGGGCCGCTGCCCCCGGGCTACCACCATCTGCGGCACCGGACCCTGCTCGGCCACGGCCGGGACGTCCTGGAGGCCGCAGGCGAGGCCGTGCTGACCTGGCGGATGCACCGGGCCGCCGGCGCGGGCGTCCGCGCGCAGGCCGGGCGGGCCGCGCCCGGCGTGACGGTGGAGGTGAGCCTGGGCGTCGGTCCGCTGCGGCTGACCGCGCCCTGCCGGGTGGTGTGGACGGTCGGCGAACCTGACCGCATCGGCTTCGCGTACGGCACCCTCGACGGCCACCCCGAGCAGGGCGAGGAGTCCTTTGTGGTGCGGATGGGTGACGACAAGGCGGTGTGGTTCGCCGTGACCGCCTTCAGCCGTCCGGCCCGCTGGTTCAGCCGCGCCGCCGGACCGGCCGTCCCGGTCGCCCAGAAGCTCTACGCCCGACGCTGCGGCCAGGTGCTCCGGCGTCTCTCCGTTTCCGGCACACATCAGCTCAGAAGGTCATGA
- a CDS encoding bifunctional ornithine acetyltransferase/N-acetylglutamate synthase produces MPGPRPAVGADGEGATKPVESTLADARDRAEAKRVAKAVVNSPPVETAVHGADPEGPRRPRRRP; encoded by the coding sequence ATGCCGGGACCTCGCCCGGCAGTTGGCGCCGACGGCGAGGGCGCCACCAAGCCGGTCGAGAGCACCCTCGCCGACGCACGCGACCGAGCAGAGGCCAAGCGGGTCGCCAAAGCGGTCGTCAACTCCCCGCCGGTCGAGACCGCCGTCCACGGCGCCGACCCTGAGGGACCGCGCCGTCCACGGCGCCGACCCTGA
- a CDS encoding VOC family protein: protein MTTFTAAAAILPVGDPAAAAAHYRALGFAVDLSGPHYAFARRDAVTLHLAVVDRLDPATSNSAVYLYVEDADALAAQWAAAGAAGRLVDTVDTPYGMREGAHIDPWGNLLRFGSPGRAGG from the coding sequence ATGACCACCTTCACCGCGGCTGCCGCGATCCTGCCGGTCGGCGACCCGGCCGCCGCCGCGGCGCACTACCGCGCCCTGGGCTTCGCCGTGGACCTCTCGGGCCCGCACTACGCCTTTGCCCGGCGGGATGCGGTGACGCTGCATCTCGCGGTGGTGGACCGGCTGGATCCGGCGACCAGCAACTCGGCGGTGTACCTCTATGTGGAGGATGCCGATGCGCTGGCCGCGCAGTGGGCTGCGGCGGGGGCCGCCGGGCGGCTGGTGGATACGGTGGACACGCCGTACGGCATGCGCGAGGGCGCCCATATCGACCCCTGGGGGAACCTGCTGCGGTTCGGCTCCCCCGGCCGGGCCGGCGGGTGA
- a CDS encoding YbaK/EbsC family protein, which translates to MSSSAPIGTFAEAWPAVERPDLVAAPVAAALAAWSAAEPVESVLVVDTDPDAADTAVFCETYGVLPEQSANCVIVAAKRASTTTLAACMVLAGTRADVNGLVRRHLGARKASFAPMDTAVSESGMEYGGITPVGLPAAWPLLVDAAAADAPWVVVGSGVRRSKLLLPGKVLAALPGAEVLEGLGVPLGQG; encoded by the coding sequence ATGAGCAGCAGCGCACCGATCGGTACCTTCGCCGAAGCCTGGCCCGCCGTGGAACGTCCCGACCTGGTCGCCGCGCCGGTGGCCGCCGCCCTGGCCGCGTGGAGCGCGGCCGAGCCCGTGGAGTCGGTGCTGGTCGTCGACACCGACCCGGACGCCGCCGACACCGCCGTCTTCTGCGAGACCTATGGCGTGCTGCCCGAGCAGTCCGCCAACTGCGTGATCGTCGCGGCCAAGCGCGCTTCCACCACCACCCTGGCCGCCTGCATGGTGCTGGCCGGTACCCGGGCCGACGTCAACGGCCTGGTCCGCCGCCACCTCGGCGCCCGCAAGGCGTCCTTCGCGCCGATGGATACCGCGGTGTCGGAGAGCGGCATGGAGTACGGCGGCATCACCCCGGTCGGCCTGCCCGCCGCCTGGCCGCTGCTGGTGGACGCCGCCGCTGCGGACGCCCCCTGGGTGGTCGTCGGCAGCGGTGTGCGCCGCTCCAAGCTGCTGCTGCCCGGCAAGGTCCTGGCCGCGCTGCCGGGCGCCGAGGTGCTGGAAGGGCTGGGCGTCCCGCTCGGCCAAGGCTGA
- a CDS encoding pyridoxal phosphate-dependent decarboxylase family protein yields MSETPREDFRAAAHATADLVADYLGGVAERPVWQPTGEAARERLLTAPLPAAGRPLEELPAALSTEVMPYPMGNGHPRFFGWVNSAPAPAGVLATLAAAAINPSSAGGDHADVHLERAVVRWIAELVGFPHEPGAGILTSGTSMATILCLAAARERAARRAGWDVRADGLAGMPPLVAYATGETHSCVRKAAELLGLGSRRLRTVPTDADGHLDVAALRRAVAADRAEGLLPFLVAASAGTVNTGAVDPLDAVADLCAEEGLWLHVDGAYGAFGVLDPEIAHRYAGMERADSLALDPHKWLGVPVDCGCALVRDAAGLRATFSLVPPYLRDEQAGGLGWFSEYGMEQTRPFRSLKVWATIAHRGRDGIAADIARCTALARHLGALVEQDPELEPAAPVETSIVAFRHRAPGLSDEDVDAVNRDLPAAVQRRGRAFVTGTVLDGREALRACLLNAATTEQDLEVLLAEVRAAAAELVAERRRG; encoded by the coding sequence TTGAGCGAGACCCCCCGTGAGGACTTCCGCGCCGCCGCCCACGCCACGGCCGACCTGGTCGCCGACTACCTCGGCGGGGTGGCCGAGCGCCCGGTGTGGCAGCCCACCGGCGAGGCGGCGCGCGAGCGGCTGCTGACGGCTCCGCTGCCCGCCGCCGGACGGCCGCTTGAGGAACTGCCGGCCGCGCTCTCCACCGAGGTGATGCCGTACCCGATGGGCAACGGCCACCCCCGCTTCTTCGGCTGGGTGAACTCCGCCCCCGCCCCGGCGGGCGTACTGGCCACGCTGGCCGCCGCCGCGATCAACCCCAGCTCGGCCGGCGGCGACCACGCCGATGTGCACCTGGAGCGGGCGGTGGTGCGGTGGATCGCCGAACTGGTGGGCTTCCCCCATGAGCCGGGCGCCGGCATCCTCACCTCCGGGACCTCCATGGCGACCATCCTCTGCCTGGCCGCCGCCCGGGAACGGGCCGCCCGCCGGGCCGGCTGGGACGTGCGCGCGGACGGACTCGCCGGGATGCCCCCGCTGGTCGCGTACGCCACCGGCGAGACCCACTCCTGTGTCCGCAAGGCCGCCGAGCTGCTGGGCCTGGGCAGCCGCCGGCTGCGTACCGTGCCCACCGACGCCGACGGCCACCTGGACGTGGCGGCGCTGCGCCGGGCGGTGGCGGCCGACCGGGCCGAGGGGCTGCTGCCGTTCCTGGTCGCGGCGTCCGCCGGCACGGTGAACACCGGGGCCGTGGACCCCCTGGACGCCGTCGCCGACCTCTGCGCCGAGGAGGGCCTCTGGCTGCATGTGGACGGCGCGTACGGCGCCTTCGGCGTACTGGACCCGGAGATCGCCCACCGCTACGCCGGGATGGAGCGGGCCGACTCGCTGGCGCTGGACCCGCACAAGTGGCTGGGCGTGCCGGTGGACTGCGGCTGCGCGCTGGTCCGGGACGCCGCCGGGCTGCGGGCCACCTTCAGCCTGGTGCCGCCCTATCTGCGCGACGAGCAGGCCGGCGGGCTGGGCTGGTTCTCCGAGTACGGCATGGAGCAGACCCGGCCGTTCCGCTCGCTCAAGGTGTGGGCCACCATCGCCCACCGGGGCAGGGACGGCATCGCCGCCGACATCGCCCGCTGCACGGCGCTCGCCCGGCACTTGGGCGCGCTGGTGGAGCAGGACCCGGAGCTGGAACCGGCGGCCCCCGTCGAGACCTCCATCGTGGCCTTCCGCCACCGCGCCCCCGGGCTCTCGGACGAGGACGTGGACGCGGTCAACCGCGACCTGCCTGCGGCCGTGCAGCGGCGCGGCCGGGCCTTTGTCACCGGCACGGTGCTGGACGGCCGGGAGGCGCTGCGGGCCTGCCTGCTGAACGCCGCCACCACCGAGCAGGACCTGGAGGTGCTGCTGGCTGAGGTGCGGGCCGCAGCCGCCGAGCTGGTGGCCGAGCGGCGGCGCGGCTGA
- a CDS encoding GNAT family N-acetyltransferase, with protein MIIRAAQAGEAGLLSELAMCSKAYWGYDEAFMAACREELTLPTAEVTARRARVAEDGGAVVGFATLEGDAPEGEVGLFFVAPEAMGRGVGRSLFRHLASDAAELGFRRLTIDSDPNAEPFYRAMGAVRIGSTPSGSIPGRMLPLLEYQVV; from the coding sequence GTGATCATACGGGCGGCACAGGCCGGTGAAGCCGGGTTGCTGAGCGAGCTGGCGATGTGCTCCAAGGCGTACTGGGGCTATGACGAGGCGTTTATGGCGGCATGCCGGGAGGAGCTGACGCTGCCGACCGCCGAGGTGACGGCGCGACGGGCCCGGGTGGCGGAGGACGGCGGCGCGGTGGTGGGGTTCGCGACGCTGGAGGGCGATGCACCGGAGGGTGAGGTGGGCCTCTTCTTCGTGGCGCCCGAGGCGATGGGGCGGGGTGTGGGCAGGTCGCTCTTCCGTCATCTGGCCTCGGATGCTGCGGAGTTGGGCTTCCGGCGGCTGACCATCGACTCCGACCCGAACGCCGAGCCGTTCTACCGGGCCATGGGGGCGGTGCGGATCGGCAGCACCCCCTCGGGGTCGATCCCGGGCCGAATGCTGCCGCTGTTGGAGTATCAGGTGGTGTAG
- a CDS encoding XRE family transcriptional regulator, with product MPDTDVVSQALARNLKRLRSDRGHTLDALAARSGVSRGMIVQIEQARTNPSVGTVVRLADALGVSIARLLDYAEGAAVRLVPAEQAVPLWTTPAGSSGTLQAGVEAPGPLELWSWRIEPGEGHSSDPHPPGTVELVRVDAGVLTLTVDGRDHTVPVGTTASFDAALPHAYRNTADLPLHLTMVVSVPPAPR from the coding sequence GTGCCCGACACCGACGTTGTCTCGCAGGCGCTCGCCCGCAACCTGAAGCGGCTGCGCAGCGACCGGGGACACACCCTGGACGCCCTGGCGGCCCGCTCGGGGGTCAGCCGAGGCATGATCGTGCAGATCGAGCAGGCCCGTACCAACCCCAGCGTCGGCACGGTCGTCCGGCTCGCCGACGCCCTCGGGGTCTCCATCGCCCGGCTGCTGGACTACGCCGAGGGGGCGGCGGTCCGGCTGGTCCCGGCCGAGCAGGCGGTGCCGCTGTGGACCACCCCGGCGGGCAGCAGCGGCACCCTGCAAGCCGGGGTCGAGGCGCCCGGCCCGCTGGAGCTGTGGTCCTGGCGGATCGAACCCGGCGAGGGCCACTCCTCCGACCCGCACCCGCCCGGCACGGTCGAACTGGTCCGGGTCGACGCGGGCGTCCTCACCCTCACCGTCGACGGCCGCGACCACACCGTCCCGGTCGGCACCACCGCCTCCTTCGACGCCGCCCTGCCCCACGCCTACCGCAACACCGCCGACCTCCCCCTCCACCTCACCATGGTCGTCTCCGTACCCCCCGCCCCCCGCTGA
- a CDS encoding GNAT family N-acetyltransferase encodes MDSLSKHHRWRREAVELSALFLAVATADLVADVVVHGHDGPVLLVTAAVALLGSALFHAWWTHRHRHAPPGPDPTDRPVAAVSPAEAERAATPGRIAAGATLWRIRTTVADAPGNLASLSGALARLRVNIISLQTHPLATGTVDEFLVQSPAEVERAQLAGAVVAAGGRDTWIDRADAHDLVDVPTRILGLATRTALDAAELPVALRQLLGTCSIRTLPPAPEHEQPEGPAEPQEQPPHAVDGEVMRLREPSGGVIELSRPHLPFTPTEFARARALVELDAVLGPRVPAGREVVTLPAGSEITVRRVGPDDRPAALEMHGRCSAETLRRRYHGPVGDADRYLGHLLEPRHGQTLAAELPDGRIVGLAHLMWDGEDAEVAVLVEDAWQRRGLGVGLLHRLAALAAEAGVGSLYAVTQSANTAMVAAMRRLDVPLDYQVEDGTLVVTAHLERPAQRVAEPWAPPRS; translated from the coding sequence ATGGACTCTCTATCGAAGCATCACCGCTGGCGCCGGGAGGCCGTGGAACTCTCGGCCCTCTTCCTCGCCGTGGCCACCGCCGACCTGGTCGCCGATGTCGTCGTGCACGGCCATGACGGACCGGTACTGCTGGTCACCGCCGCAGTGGCGCTGCTCGGGTCGGCACTCTTCCACGCCTGGTGGACGCACCGTCACCGCCATGCGCCGCCCGGCCCCGATCCCACCGACCGGCCGGTGGCAGCGGTGAGCCCGGCCGAGGCGGAGCGGGCCGCCACTCCGGGACGGATCGCCGCCGGGGCCACGCTGTGGCGGATCCGCACCACCGTCGCTGACGCGCCGGGCAACCTGGCCTCGCTGTCCGGCGCCCTCGCCCGGCTGCGGGTGAACATCATCTCGTTGCAGACCCATCCGCTGGCCACCGGCACGGTGGACGAGTTCCTGGTGCAGTCGCCCGCCGAGGTGGAGCGCGCCCAGCTGGCCGGGGCGGTGGTGGCGGCGGGCGGCCGGGACACCTGGATCGACCGGGCCGACGCCCATGACCTGGTGGACGTTCCCACCCGCATCCTCGGCCTGGCCACCCGCACCGCGCTGGACGCCGCCGAACTGCCGGTCGCGCTGCGGCAGCTCCTCGGCACCTGCTCCATCCGTACGCTGCCGCCCGCCCCCGAGCACGAGCAGCCGGAGGGACCGGCGGAGCCTCAGGAGCAGCCCCCGCACGCCGTGGACGGGGAGGTGATGCGGCTGCGCGAACCCTCCGGCGGCGTCATCGAACTCTCCCGGCCGCATCTGCCGTTCACCCCCACCGAGTTCGCGCGGGCCCGCGCCCTGGTGGAGCTGGACGCGGTCCTCGGCCCCCGGGTACCGGCCGGCCGAGAGGTCGTCACCCTGCCCGCCGGCAGCGAGATCACGGTGCGCCGGGTCGGCCCGGACGACCGGCCGGCCGCCCTGGAGATGCACGGCCGCTGCTCGGCGGAGACCCTGCGCCGCCGCTACCACGGCCCGGTCGGGGACGCCGACCGCTACCTCGGCCATCTGCTGGAGCCCCGGCATGGGCAGACCCTGGCGGCGGAGCTGCCGGACGGCCGGATCGTCGGCCTGGCCCACCTGATGTGGGACGGCGAGGACGCGGAGGTCGCCGTGCTGGTGGAGGACGCCTGGCAGCGGCGCGGCCTGGGCGTGGGGCTGCTGCACCGGCTCGCGGCCCTGGCCGCCGAGGCGGGCGTCGGCAGTCTCTACGCGGTGACGCAGTCGGCCAACACCGCGATGGTGGCCGCCATGCGCCGCCTGGATGTGCCGCTCGACTACCAGGTCGAGGACGGCACCCTGGTGGTCACCGCACATCTGGAGCGCCCGGCCCAGCGGGTGGCGGAGCCCTGGGCGCCGCCGAGGAGTTGA